A stretch of the Pseudalkalibacillus hwajinpoensis genome encodes the following:
- a CDS encoding alpha/beta hydrolase, whose amino-acid sequence MKNRSYTRLLNETITIYEESGSLKAYQFMKEHAKNVEGNQAQLFNFQYALAAASDLKEEALAIMREAIMEQGYWYAYEYLQADEDLDSLREFDEFQELVQLCKQREEKAMEQAKPALTVLNNEDEQERPVLMAIHGDQENAEMTAVAWNRAATKKYKLAFPQSSQIQFSDAYEWEDVALGVQEIEDHVNTLSSRDNLIIGGFSAGCHVALRAILEQRISVDGFIFVAPWIPNIDEWRDAIDSLKNSNIRAYIICGEEDDDCLEGSKALSELLEAQEVAHELKIIQGLDHEYPEEFNEWLHRALQFINKRD is encoded by the coding sequence ATGAAAAACCGATCTTATACACGTTTATTGAATGAAACGATTACAATCTATGAAGAAAGTGGTAGTTTAAAAGCTTATCAATTTATGAAAGAGCATGCGAAGAATGTGGAAGGCAATCAAGCGCAGCTCTTCAATTTTCAATATGCTCTTGCAGCTGCATCTGACCTAAAAGAGGAAGCCCTTGCGATCATGAGGGAAGCCATTATGGAACAGGGATACTGGTATGCGTATGAGTATTTACAAGCGGATGAAGACTTGGATTCCCTCCGTGAGTTTGATGAATTTCAAGAATTGGTTCAGCTTTGTAAACAAAGAGAAGAAAAGGCGATGGAACAAGCAAAACCAGCGTTAACGGTTTTAAATAACGAGGATGAACAAGAACGTCCCGTTCTTATGGCTATTCATGGAGATCAAGAGAATGCTGAAATGACTGCTGTAGCTTGGAACCGAGCAGCAACGAAAAAGTATAAACTCGCCTTTCCTCAATCATCTCAAATCCAGTTTTCAGATGCTTATGAATGGGAAGACGTTGCTTTAGGGGTACAAGAAATAGAGGACCATGTGAATACCCTTTCCTCTAGAGATAACTTGATTATTGGAGGTTTTTCAGCTGGATGTCACGTAGCACTTAGAGCGATTCTCGAGCAGCGTATAAGCGTGGATGGATTTATTTTCGTGGCACCATGGATTCCTAATATTGATGAATGGCGAGATGCTATCGATTCTTTAAAGAATTCAAATATAAGGGCTTATATCATTTGTGGTGAGGAAGATGATGATTGTCTTGAGGGGTCTAAAGCCTTATCCGAGTTGTTGGAAGCTCAAGAGGTTGCACATGAACTGAAGATCATTCAAGGTCTGGATCATGAATACCCAGAGGAATTTAATGAATGGCTTCACCGGGCTCTGCAGTTTATTAATAAAAGGGATTAG
- a CDS encoding AAA family ATPase: MKLTKETQYIRSVRLEKIEDNEFPFSLPAVQSLQDELIFHPNVTYVVGENGMGKSTLLEGIAGTLGMNPEGGTKNFNFSSYDSHSNLHQYLKLTRGVHRPDDSFFFRAETYYNLATNIEALDQEGFGPKIIDSFGGKSLHQQSHGESFFATFMYRFQGRGLYILDEPEAALSPIRQLSMLTRIHELVQEGSQLIISTHSPILMAYPEARIMQLNADSMREVTLEETDHYVTMKQFFEDKDRLLHHLLKN; the protein is encoded by the coding sequence GTGAAACTAACGAAAGAGACACAATATATCAGAAGTGTCCGTTTAGAAAAAATTGAAGACAATGAATTTCCGTTCTCTCTACCCGCTGTACAAAGTCTACAGGATGAACTTATCTTTCACCCAAATGTTACGTATGTTGTTGGTGAGAATGGAATGGGGAAATCAACGCTGCTAGAAGGGATAGCTGGGACACTAGGTATGAATCCTGAAGGTGGCACGAAGAATTTCAATTTTTCGAGCTATGATTCTCACTCAAATTTGCATCAGTATTTGAAATTAACAAGAGGAGTTCATAGACCAGATGATTCTTTTTTCTTTCGAGCCGAGACGTATTACAATTTAGCTACGAATATTGAAGCATTAGATCAAGAGGGATTTGGTCCGAAAATTATTGATTCTTTTGGAGGGAAATCACTTCATCAACAATCGCACGGAGAGTCTTTTTTTGCTACATTTATGTACCGATTTCAAGGAAGAGGGTTGTACATTCTAGATGAACCCGAAGCGGCGCTCTCGCCGATTAGGCAGCTATCGATGTTAACGAGAATACATGAGCTTGTTCAAGAAGGTTCTCAACTAATCATATCGACACACTCACCAATTTTAATGGCTTATCCTGAGGCAAGAATCATGCAGCTAAACGCCGATAGCATGCGTGAGGTAACGTTAGAAGAAACTGATCATTATGTGACGATGAAACAATTTTTTGAAGATAAAGATCGCCTTTTGCATCATTTGTTGAAGAATTAA
- a CDS encoding phytoene desaturase family protein, which translates to MKTIAVIGAGLGGLSASIKLASKGYNVHVYDKNEYAGGKMMPVNLGTHHFDFGPNTMTMPEIFDSVFEEANLNPRDYYTWMKLDHHTRNIDYDGQSFMMSTDESFMIEQLQNLDSFAANHYPAYLKEIERLYHLSKSSFFPRMFTKWNDYLSPTLFRAVIKVRPLEKMNHFHERYFQHPLLLKAFNRYSTYIGSSPFLSPATFAMIGYLEMVQGVYYVKGGNTKLAESLESAAKQLGVTFHLNTEVNQVHVENKKAKQIETASDRLDVDKVIINGDLLKAYPALVNEKERPSMPNIKIEGSSPSISAFVIMAGLSTRLPDLVHHQVYFAQNYSHEFETLFKGEWPDDPTIYISNSSATDPSISPDGDNLFILVNAPPLSENNQISLEKYKEKIYDKLEKHGLPIRKHLVTEKVIGPEEIKERFYAFRGALYGISSNSLKNSFLRPSNQSKDISNIYFAGGSTHPGGGSPMVVISGKNVADRIIREDH; encoded by the coding sequence ATGAAAACAATCGCCGTTATTGGGGCAGGACTCGGTGGGCTCTCTGCTTCAATTAAGCTAGCTAGCAAAGGATACAATGTACACGTTTATGACAAAAATGAATACGCAGGTGGGAAAATGATGCCTGTTAACCTGGGGACACATCACTTTGATTTCGGGCCAAACACGATGACAATGCCTGAAATTTTTGATTCTGTATTTGAAGAAGCAAACCTTAACCCCAGGGATTATTACACGTGGATGAAACTCGATCATCATACAAGAAATATAGACTATGATGGTCAATCTTTTATGATGAGCACAGACGAATCTTTCATGATAGAGCAACTACAGAATCTTGATTCATTTGCAGCGAATCATTATCCCGCTTATCTCAAAGAAATTGAACGACTCTATCATTTATCCAAATCATCATTCTTTCCGAGGATGTTTACAAAGTGGAATGATTACTTGTCTCCTACATTGTTTCGTGCAGTTATTAAAGTGAGACCGCTTGAGAAAATGAACCACTTTCATGAACGCTATTTTCAGCACCCTCTTTTATTAAAAGCTTTTAATCGCTATTCTACATATATTGGTTCCTCCCCCTTTCTCTCGCCAGCTACTTTTGCGATGATCGGATATCTTGAGATGGTGCAGGGAGTTTATTATGTTAAGGGGGGAAACACCAAACTTGCTGAAAGTCTAGAATCCGCAGCAAAACAGCTAGGTGTCACTTTTCACTTAAATACTGAAGTGAATCAAGTACATGTTGAAAATAAAAAAGCGAAGCAAATTGAAACGGCTTCTGATCGTTTAGACGTAGATAAGGTTATTATTAATGGAGACTTATTAAAAGCCTACCCAGCATTAGTTAATGAGAAAGAGCGGCCATCCATGCCTAACATAAAAATTGAGGGATCATCTCCCTCCATTTCCGCTTTTGTTATCATGGCTGGATTATCAACAAGACTTCCTGATCTTGTCCATCATCAAGTATACTTTGCTCAAAATTACAGTCATGAATTTGAAACGCTATTTAAGGGAGAATGGCCTGACGACCCGACGATCTATATATCAAATTCTTCAGCAACAGATCCTTCTATTTCTCCTGATGGAGATAATCTCTTTATTCTAGTAAATGCGCCTCCTCTGTCCGAAAATAACCAAATTTCCTTAGAGAAATATAAAGAGAAAATATATGATAAGTTGGAGAAGCATGGATTACCTATAAGGAAGCACCTTGTCACAGAGAAGGTCATCGGACCTGAAGAAATTAAAGAACGTTTCTACGCTTTCAGAGGGGCACTCTACGGCATTTCTTCGAATTCTTTAAAAAATAGTTTTCTTAGACCTTCCAATCAATCAAAGGATATCTCGAATATCTACTTTGCTGGCGGAAGCACCCATCCTGGTGGTGGTTCTCCAATGGTCGTCATTAGCGGGAAAAATGTGGCGGATCGAATCATACGTGAAGATCACTAG
- a CDS encoding glycosyltransferase produces MLLIYISILTAFVLWTIINSLFMPRLSNRSLQGDENGLVSILIPLRDEERNVEELLQSLKKLTYHNIEFLLLDDHSSDQTLNLLYEGTKNDPRFKVILGKDLPKGWTGKVYACHQLSEHAKGQYLLFNDADLRLSPNAVQAALLLMKKREASMITGFPAFPVSLFLEKLLVPLQHFVVHFHLPLAPANWTNLPSFTAAHGAFIMVHTESYKQVGGHKGIRATLLDDIDLAKTFKKKRQRVILANITNVVTCYMYQTNREVWNGFTKNLFPGLGRSRFLIWILFIFYSIFYLGPLILLLAGLYTALTGSLIVALFYPYVLIVLQKAWIDIRTNQRVTLSLLMPLSAVAFMTLLIHSMRTGLRQKGYVWKGRTYS; encoded by the coding sequence ATGTTGCTCATCTATATTAGCATTCTTACAGCGTTTGTCTTATGGACGATCATCAATTCACTCTTCATGCCACGTCTATCAAATCGAAGTCTTCAGGGGGATGAGAATGGACTAGTATCCATTCTTATCCCTCTTCGTGATGAAGAACGAAACGTTGAAGAACTCCTTCAAAGCTTAAAAAAGCTCACATATCATAATATCGAATTTCTTCTACTTGATGACCACTCTAGTGACCAAACATTGAATTTACTTTACGAAGGAACAAAAAATGATCCGCGATTTAAGGTTATACTTGGTAAAGACCTACCTAAAGGTTGGACTGGGAAAGTATATGCTTGTCACCAGCTAAGTGAACATGCTAAAGGACAATACCTACTGTTTAATGATGCAGATTTAAGACTGTCGCCAAATGCGGTTCAAGCTGCACTCTTATTAATGAAAAAGCGGGAGGCTTCCATGATAACAGGGTTTCCTGCTTTTCCTGTAAGCTTGTTTCTTGAAAAGCTTCTTGTACCACTTCAGCATTTTGTCGTTCATTTCCATCTTCCATTAGCACCAGCTAATTGGACGAACCTACCCTCCTTCACCGCTGCTCATGGGGCATTTATAATGGTTCATACGGAATCATACAAACAAGTTGGTGGTCATAAAGGGATTCGCGCCACACTCCTTGATGATATTGATTTAGCAAAAACATTTAAGAAAAAAAGACAAAGAGTTATTCTTGCCAATATAACAAATGTGGTCACTTGTTATATGTATCAAACGAATCGCGAAGTGTGGAATGGTTTCACCAAAAACCTTTTCCCAGGTCTCGGGCGCTCTCGTTTCCTAATATGGATCCTCTTTATCTTTTATAGCATTTTCTATCTCGGTCCTCTTATTTTATTACTTGCAGGGCTTTATACAGCATTAACAGGTTCACTAATAGTCGCACTCTTTTACCCCTATGTTCTAATCGTGCTCCAAAAAGCATGGATTGATATAAGAACGAATCAAAGAGTCACGTTATCGCTCCTCATGCCACTAAGTGCTGTCGCGTTTATGACTCTGTTGATCCATTCTATGCGCACAGGTTTAAGGCAGAAAGGTTATGTTTGGAAAGGAAGAACGTACTCATGA
- a CDS encoding carotenoid biosynthesis protein, giving the protein MMKWDNVIFRLFIFWYCCGLILVGFDLLPSFLNWANAFFLILCGILGSFYFVRTFGALRGLSTASFIFAFSMIAEGLGVHYGLIFGKYDYSGDFGFKLADVPIGIGFAWIMVIGVTHVLSLQMTEKLNPGIIRWIVYSLLGSLIAVLIDLIIDPVAYLVKGYWGWDGNGVYYNVPFQNFTGWFWVSLFFHALLYPLYMRNKVPNRTSFIKWKHRMAMLFGMVMGMFIFLALLDGLWLAVFVTSIPTLLLLITYKKKAKQNGHATAGEVTV; this is encoded by the coding sequence ATGATGAAATGGGATAATGTAATCTTTCGACTATTTATTTTTTGGTACTGCTGTGGGTTGATCCTTGTTGGCTTCGACCTACTTCCATCGTTTCTTAACTGGGCAAATGCCTTCTTCCTTATACTCTGTGGAATATTAGGCAGCTTTTATTTTGTACGAACGTTTGGGGCTTTGCGGGGGCTTTCAACAGCCTCCTTTATCTTTGCTTTCAGCATGATCGCAGAGGGCTTAGGCGTTCATTATGGTTTAATCTTTGGAAAATATGATTATTCCGGTGATTTTGGGTTTAAATTAGCTGACGTTCCAATAGGAATTGGTTTTGCTTGGATTATGGTGATTGGCGTTACTCATGTGCTATCGCTTCAAATGACCGAAAAACTAAATCCCGGAATCATAAGATGGATCGTCTACTCCCTTTTAGGCTCCCTTATTGCCGTTTTAATTGACTTAATTATTGATCCCGTCGCCTATTTAGTGAAGGGTTATTGGGGATGGGACGGAAACGGCGTTTATTATAACGTTCCTTTCCAAAATTTCACGGGCTGGTTTTGGGTATCCCTTTTCTTTCACGCCTTACTCTATCCTCTCTATATGAGGAATAAGGTTCCAAATAGGACTTCTTTCATTAAATGGAAGCATCGAATGGCTATGTTATTTGGTATGGTGATGGGGATGTTTATTTTCCTTGCTCTGCTTGATGGCCTTTGGCTTGCGGTCTTTGTAACATCGATTCCTACACTGCTTCTGCTAATTACCTATAAGAAAAAAGCGAAGCAAAATGGACACGCTACAGCGGGAGAGGTGACCGTCTAA
- a CDS encoding phytoene desaturase family protein yields MSKKTIVIGAGLGGLSAAIRLAADGHQVTVLEKNERAGGKLNKRSGQGFKFDTGPSILTMPWVLEKLFKSANRNVNDYMTIKRIEPQWRTFFEDGAQIDVTSDIAVMLSEVHKRSEKDYSNFLSYLDYCKTMFDLSLKSFYKKSLSGIQDLQKLHSFKDLLTMNPMKSMNQATEKYLDDKHLQQLFNFFIMYIGSSPYHSPAILSQLVYVQLGLGIYYVEGGMYNIAEGMLKLLDELGVDVQVNTEVAEILTVNKKAAGVKLANGTIMEADLIVSNLEGIPAHETLLKGEPGVEKVKDELKKYTPTVSGLVLLLGVNKTFDHLQHHNFFFSKDPELEFKQIFDEGVPADDPTVYIGVSSKSDPTQAPAGKENLFVLTHVPPLKPGESFEKHRGRYREIVLDKLERMGMTGLRESIEFEYQFIPDDIKSLYGSNGGSIYGVATDRKVNGGFKIPSRSSLIDNLYFVGGSTHPGGGVPMVTLSGQLTADLIAEDQKLKDEQTG; encoded by the coding sequence ATGAGCAAAAAAACAATCGTTATTGGTGCTGGACTCGGAGGTCTTTCGGCAGCTATTCGTCTGGCAGCCGATGGACATCAGGTTACCGTACTGGAAAAAAATGAGCGCGCTGGCGGCAAATTAAACAAACGTTCCGGCCAGGGGTTTAAATTCGATACCGGTCCTTCCATTCTAACAATGCCGTGGGTCCTTGAGAAACTATTCAAAAGTGCAAACCGAAATGTAAACGATTATATGACCATTAAACGTATTGAACCTCAATGGAGAACTTTCTTCGAAGATGGCGCCCAGATTGATGTAACAAGTGATATTGCTGTTATGCTATCTGAAGTACATAAGCGCTCAGAGAAAGATTATTCCAACTTCCTCTCCTATTTAGATTATTGCAAAACGATGTTCGATTTAAGCTTAAAAAGCTTTTACAAAAAAAGCTTATCAGGCATTCAAGATTTGCAAAAACTGCATTCTTTTAAAGATCTTCTCACAATGAACCCTATGAAATCAATGAATCAGGCAACGGAAAAATATCTTGATGATAAACATCTTCAGCAGCTCTTTAACTTCTTTATTATGTATATTGGCTCATCACCTTATCATTCTCCTGCCATTCTTTCACAGCTTGTTTATGTACAGCTTGGCCTTGGCATCTATTATGTTGAAGGCGGTATGTATAATATAGCAGAAGGAATGCTTAAGCTACTTGATGAGCTAGGTGTGGACGTACAAGTCAATACAGAGGTCGCTGAGATTCTCACCGTGAACAAAAAAGCAGCTGGTGTAAAACTTGCGAATGGGACGATCATGGAGGCAGACTTAATCGTTAGTAATCTTGAAGGCATCCCTGCCCACGAAACGCTTCTTAAAGGAGAGCCTGGTGTTGAAAAAGTGAAGGATGAATTGAAAAAATATACTCCTACCGTTTCGGGCCTTGTGTTGTTACTAGGTGTAAATAAGACGTTTGATCACCTTCAACACCACAACTTTTTCTTCTCGAAAGATCCCGAGCTAGAATTCAAACAAATATTTGATGAAGGCGTCCCTGCTGACGATCCAACTGTCTATATTGGTGTCTCATCAAAATCTGACCCAACTCAGGCACCGGCTGGAAAAGAAAATCTCTTTGTCTTAACACATGTTCCACCATTAAAGCCTGGTGAGAGCTTTGAGAAACATCGCGGTAGATACCGTGAAATCGTCCTAGATAAATTAGAACGAATGGGTATGACAGGTCTTCGCGAATCAATTGAATTCGAATATCAGTTCATTCCAGATGATATTAAGAGTTTATATGGTTCTAACGGTGGCTCTATCTATGGTGTAGCAACGGATCGTAAAGTGAACGGCGGTTTTAAAATACCATCTAGAAGTTCACTAATTGATAACCTGTACTTTGTAGGCGGTTCAACACATCCAGGTGGTGGCGTACCAATGGTTACACTTTCAGGTCAGTTAACAGCAGATTTAATTGCGGAAGATCAGAAATTGAAAGATGAACAAACTGGCTAA
- a CDS encoding glycosyl-4,4'-diaponeurosporenoate acyltransferase, whose protein sequence is MQVIHLSIVGLILVNIFAWLIIHVSISYICLRLPDSFYESKKSMLQNKKWELKVYDRIQIRKWKTILPDGGDVFKGGFRKKELKTLTSSYIRKFILETRRAEVTHWLLIPPSFLFFLWNPLSIGLVMVGYSLIVNLPFILIQRYNRLRLKPLLHRQLKKEQRRGNSIGTLGV, encoded by the coding sequence ATGCAGGTCATCCACTTATCGATCGTAGGGTTAATCTTAGTGAATATTTTTGCCTGGCTGATCATTCATGTTTCTATCTCTTATATTTGCCTTCGGTTGCCAGATTCCTTTTATGAATCTAAAAAATCAATGTTACAAAATAAGAAATGGGAACTGAAAGTGTATGATCGTATCCAGATAAGGAAGTGGAAAACAATACTACCTGATGGGGGAGATGTGTTTAAAGGAGGATTTCGGAAGAAAGAACTCAAAACGCTCACTTCTTCTTATATAAGGAAATTTATCTTAGAGACAAGACGTGCAGAGGTGACTCATTGGCTTCTCATACCACCTTCATTCTTGTTTTTCTTATGGAATCCTTTGAGTATTGGTTTAGTAATGGTTGGGTATTCTTTAATAGTTAATCTTCCATTTATTCTTATACAAAGGTACAATCGACTCAGGTTAAAACCATTATTACATCGACAGTTGAAAAAAGAGCAGCGCAGGGGGAATTCCATTGGAACACTTGGGGTTTGA
- the fni gene encoding type 2 isopentenyl-diphosphate Delta-isomerase, translating to MEHLGFDQTEKRKNEHIDICLTEDVEGQGLTTGLEKYRFKHNPLPEIDYNEVDISTQFLNKKLKTPFLISSMTGGTERSWEINKRLAKAAEAHGWALGVGSMRAAIQESKSAYSFDVRKHAPTIPILANIGAVQLNYGFTVEECKRAIDFIQADALLLHLNPLQEVFQPEGDTNFQDLIDKIREVAKAIPVPLGIKEVGMGIDAKSAQRLISAGASFIDVAGAGGTSWIQVESFRSHQTLRQQAAEAFQDWGNPTADCIIDVRKQHPDVPMVASGGLKNGVDAAKAIALGADVSGFGRALLENAVDDSEEALSDQLKRIEFELRTAMFGIGAASINRLKYNSALKKK from the coding sequence TTGGAACACTTGGGGTTTGATCAAACCGAAAAAAGAAAGAACGAACATATTGATATTTGTCTAACGGAAGACGTGGAAGGACAGGGACTTACGACGGGGTTAGAAAAATATCGTTTTAAGCATAATCCACTACCAGAAATTGATTATAATGAAGTCGATATCTCCACTCAATTTCTTAATAAGAAATTGAAGACGCCATTTCTGATCAGTTCAATGACGGGCGGTACAGAGCGATCTTGGGAGATTAATAAACGTCTTGCCAAAGCTGCTGAAGCACATGGTTGGGCGCTTGGTGTAGGCTCAATGCGTGCAGCTATTCAAGAATCGAAATCCGCTTATTCATTTGACGTAAGAAAACATGCACCAACCATTCCTATACTAGCCAATATTGGAGCTGTTCAACTCAATTATGGTTTTACAGTAGAAGAGTGTAAGAGAGCGATTGACTTCATTCAAGCTGATGCGCTTCTGCTTCATTTAAATCCATTACAAGAAGTATTCCAACCTGAGGGTGATACAAATTTCCAAGATTTAATCGATAAAATTCGAGAAGTAGCAAAAGCGATCCCTGTTCCACTCGGTATTAAAGAGGTTGGCATGGGAATCGATGCGAAGAGTGCTCAGCGTCTTATAAGTGCAGGTGCCAGTTTTATTGATGTTGCTGGAGCGGGTGGAACATCCTGGATTCAAGTTGAAAGTTTCCGTTCCCATCAAACATTAAGGCAACAAGCTGCCGAAGCTTTTCAAGATTGGGGTAACCCGACAGCTGATTGTATTATTGATGTAAGGAAACAGCATCCCGATGTCCCGATGGTTGCAAGTGGCGGACTAAAAAATGGTGTGGATGCAGCTAAAGCTATTGCTCTCGGTGCGGATGTGTCCGGATTTGGTAGGGCATTACTTGAAAATGCGGTAGATGATAGTGAAGAAGCGCTATCAGATCAATTAAAGCGAATTGAGTTCGAATTACGAACAGCTATGTTTGGAATTGGAGCTGCATCGATCAATAGATTAAAATACAATAGCGCATTAAAAAAGAAATAG
- a CDS encoding Na+/H+ antiporter NhaC family protein has protein sequence MAWLSIFPFIVVIIIAMKTKLVIPGLTAGLLTASFIYKPGLIIGLQQFYEFIMTGLKDENNVKIVLFLYMFTGLIGLMKYTGGIKGFVQVASSKINSKKGALFLTWVSTLGTFSAPSFRIVTVAPIMKALLNKVKITPQELGFVIETTATPVIVLMPIATAFVGYMSSVVQLSLKAEGIEGDGYRYFLQSIPYNFFSISILLIGFYLSFFHHRKTPATDAGNVEKKLDDQWEDCHPAVAKDLPTKPMNLLIPLGGVILLTLLLTYWSGYKKGFTSLIKAFIEADVLDAMVFALLTTVLLTFIFYLFQRFSLKDLVTYFIEGGNEMMPVIVLLTVVWGLAASTEALGFSSFVTSNLDWIPTLFVPPVLFLVGAFISYFIGSSWGTWGILMPLGISLGYSTGADLPVVIGAVFASGTFGAFASPLSDNTNTVARILQLNPMTYAKFKLGPALLAAGLAAAGYFVISFVI, from the coding sequence ATGGCCTGGTTATCCATTTTTCCGTTTATCGTTGTCATTATCATTGCGATGAAAACAAAACTAGTGATCCCCGGATTAACGGCGGGTTTGCTAACAGCATCATTTATATACAAACCTGGATTGATCATTGGTTTGCAACAGTTCTATGAATTTATAATGACTGGTTTGAAAGATGAAAATAATGTTAAAATCGTCCTTTTTCTATATATGTTTACGGGCTTAATCGGATTGATGAAATATACTGGTGGGATAAAAGGATTTGTTCAAGTTGCCTCATCCAAAATCAACTCAAAAAAAGGAGCGTTATTTCTGACGTGGGTGTCAACGCTAGGAACATTTAGTGCTCCTAGTTTCCGCATTGTAACGGTAGCCCCAATCATGAAAGCTCTTTTAAATAAAGTGAAAATCACTCCTCAGGAGCTTGGATTTGTGATAGAAACGACAGCAACTCCAGTCATTGTCTTAATGCCAATTGCTACCGCTTTTGTCGGCTATATGTCATCTGTTGTGCAGCTTTCACTAAAAGCAGAAGGCATTGAAGGAGATGGCTATCGTTACTTTCTTCAAAGTATCCCTTACAACTTTTTTTCGATTAGTATCTTATTGATTGGCTTTTATTTGAGTTTTTTCCATCATCGAAAAACGCCAGCTACAGACGCAGGTAATGTGGAAAAAAAGCTTGATGATCAATGGGAAGATTGTCATCCAGCTGTGGCGAAGGATCTTCCTACGAAACCGATGAATTTATTAATACCTCTTGGAGGAGTTATTCTTCTAACACTTCTTCTTACATATTGGAGTGGTTATAAGAAGGGGTTTACTTCTTTAATCAAGGCGTTTATTGAGGCGGATGTCCTCGACGCGATGGTCTTTGCACTTCTCACTACAGTACTTTTAACGTTCATTTTCTATTTATTTCAACGTTTTTCTTTAAAGGACCTTGTTACTTATTTTATCGAAGGTGGTAACGAGATGATGCCGGTCATCGTCTTGCTTACTGTCGTTTGGGGCTTAGCAGCTTCAACAGAAGCTCTTGGCTTCTCATCTTTTGTTACCTCAAACCTTGATTGGATTCCTACTTTATTTGTACCACCAGTCTTATTTCTCGTTGGTGCGTTTATTTCATACTTTATTGGCTCATCATGGGGCACATGGGGAATTTTAATGCCGCTTGGTATTTCATTAGGGTATTCTACAGGAGCAGATCTCCCTGTTGTCATTGGAGCCGTGTTTGCGAGTGGGACATTTGGCGCATTTGCTTCTCCGCTAAGTGACAATACGAATACAGTTGCGAGGATCTTGCAGTTGAATCCTATGACATATGCGAAATTTAAGCTTGGCCCAGCTTTATTAGCGGCGGGATTAGCTGCAGCTGGCTACTTTGTTATCTCTTTTGTAATATAA
- the msrA gene encoding peptide-methionine (S)-S-oxide reductase MsrA: MHTLMDNEARKQQLIKTLLSQGIYKKGEKQLYMLSLNELENIYARSNKTIQRKGNGVVTVEQATFAAGCFWGVEALFQQLNGVISTSAGFTGGETINPTYEDVYSELTGHAESVQVEYDPSLITYEELIEVFFENHNPTSLNKQGEDVGTRYRSAIFYHSNEQAEIALIAKEKLERSGRFKKPVVTQIVPITSFYRADEYHQSYLAKRGQSSCKIS; this comes from the coding sequence TTGCATACACTAATGGATAACGAAGCAAGAAAACAACAGCTTATTAAGACCCTTCTCTCACAAGGGATATATAAGAAGGGTGAAAAGCAACTTTATATGTTATCACTAAATGAATTAGAAAACATATATGCTCGATCAAATAAAACCATACAGAGAAAAGGAAACGGAGTGGTCACAGTGGAACAAGCAACATTTGCAGCAGGGTGCTTTTGGGGAGTAGAAGCGCTATTTCAACAATTGAACGGTGTTATTTCAACTTCAGCAGGGTTTACAGGAGGAGAGACGATTAATCCAACTTATGAAGATGTTTATTCTGAATTAACAGGCCATGCAGAATCTGTCCAAGTTGAATATGATCCTTCGCTCATTACTTATGAAGAACTTATAGAAGTTTTCTTTGAAAATCATAATCCAACCTCTTTAAATAAACAGGGAGAAGATGTCGGAACACGCTACCGCTCAGCGATTTTTTACCATTCAAATGAGCAGGCAGAAATAGCATTGATTGCGAAAGAAAAACTCGAGCGATCCGGACGCTTCAAAAAACCAGTTGTGACGCAAATTGTACCAATCACTTCATTCTATCGAGCAGATGAATATCATCAAAGCTATCTTGCAAAGCGTGGACAGTCTTCTTGCAAAATTTCATAA